The Gemmatimonadota bacterium nucleotide sequence GAGTTTGGCACCCCGAGATGCGATGCGGTCAAAGTTGGGGGTTTGGAAGTCGGTCGCGCCCATGCAGGAGAGGTCGCGGTGTCCCTGATCGTCACTCATGAATACGATGAAGTTGGGTTTGTCAGACATGGGGGTTCCTTTCAGGCGAGATGCTTTTATCCGTTTTCCATCGCTCCCATCCTATGTGTTCGTGTGTACAACCAAAGTACTGGGGATGGAAAATCTCGGCGAGGATTTCAGCCGATTCCACCAGGCGCGGTCCCGGACGGTTGAAAAATTGGTTGCCATCGGTGAAGAATACCTGACCCTGCTGTACAGCTCGTAGCTGGGACCACGCTGTTTGCCGGGTGAGAGCTGGCAACTCGTTTCGCGAACGGGGCATAGTAAAACCGCAGGGCATCAGGATGATGATATCCGGCTGGGCTTCCACTATGGCCTCCCACGATAGATAGGGAGAATGATCTCCTGACGAGGTAAAGAGGTTTTGACCGCCGGAGATTTCCACCAGTTCGGGGATCCAATTGCCCGCAGCCATGAGCGGTTCGAACCACTCAATGCAGGCCACGCGTGGACGGTAGTCTATCTCGCGGACGCGGGTTGCAATTTTGTGTAGTCGGTTCTTTAGTTGAGTCACGAGAGTACCACTATTATCTTCCATTCCAAGCGCGGTTCCCACCCGCTCAATGTCGCGCCAGACATCAGTTAAGGCGTTGGGTTCCAGTGATAGAATGGTCGGCTGAGAATGCACCAATTGGCAGGCTGCTTCCTGGACGTCTTTAAGGCTGACGGCGCAGACGTCGCACTGCGATTGTGTTACCAACAAATCCGGTGCCAATTCGTCGAGCTGGTCGGCATCTACCCGATATACCGAGGTGGCTTCTTGCAAGATGGCTTTGACCCGCTGGTCAATTTGATACGAGGTGCCGTCCGGGTCGAATTTGGGGGCTGTGCAGATGGGCAAGTTGGCGACGATGGGCGGGTAATCGCATTCGTGGGAACGGCCGACAAGGCGTTCGCCACCACCGATGGCACAGATGATTTCGGTGCTGCTGGGTAGTAGAGAAATAATGCGGTTCATGGATAGGATTCCATTCTTTATTAGGATCTATAGTTCGCGTCGGGCTGTTTTTACGATTTGTTCGGGTGAGGCTGTGCCGGTTGTGCCGATTTGTTGTATGGTGATGGATGAGGCCAATACGCCTATTTGGGCGGCATCGGATAGTGATGCGCCAGCACAAAGGGCG carries:
- a CDS encoding cobalamin-binding protein; this encodes MNRIISLLPSSTEIICAIGGGERLVGRSHECDYPPIVANLPICTAPKFDPDGTSYQIDQRVKAILQEATSVYRVDADQLDELAPDLLVTQSQCDVCAVSLKDVQEAACQLVHSQPTILSLEPNALTDVWRDIERVGTALGMEDNSGTLVTQLKNRLHKIATRVREIDYRPRVACIEWFEPLMAAGNWIPELVEISGGQNLFTSSGDHSPYLSWEAIVEAQPDIIILMPCGFTMPRSRNELPALTRQTAWSQLRAVQQGQVFFTDGNQFFNRPGPRLVESAEILAEIFHPQYFGCTHEHIGWERWKTDKSISPERNPHV